One segment of Niveibacterium microcysteis DNA contains the following:
- a CDS encoding bacteriohemerythrin codes for MKHMEWSDAYSVGVDVIDEQHRTLFALRNELAECCRAPEAVHSERFHDILAEMFEYSRTHFATEEAFMRSICFPNLELHVEEHAGFIEAVADLSVAIMGNLATPETVLTFLSDWLTAHILKSDHQIRDHLSAA; via the coding sequence ATGAAGCACATGGAATGGAGTGACGCGTATAGCGTTGGCGTTGATGTCATCGACGAGCAGCACCGCACACTTTTCGCGTTGCGCAACGAACTTGCCGAGTGTTGTCGCGCCCCGGAAGCAGTGCATTCCGAGCGTTTTCACGACATTCTTGCCGAGATGTTTGAGTACTCACGGACGCACTTCGCGACGGAAGAGGCGTTCATGCGCTCGATCTGTTTTCCGAATCTAGAGCTGCATGTGGAGGAGCACGCCGGCTTTATCGAAGCAGTGGCGGATTTGAGCGTCGCAATCATGGGCAATCTTGCGACTCCTGAAACGGTGCTCACGTTTCTGTCAGACTGGTTGACCGCCCACATCCTGAAGTCCGACCACCAGATCCGCGATCATCTGTCGGCTGCGTGA